A single genomic interval of Lodderomyces elongisporus chromosome 8, complete sequence harbors:
- the APA2 gene encoding bifunctional AP-4-A phosphorylase/ADP sulfurylase, producing MEGFELPDQFYENTQALFQKALKGGSVLFNGDGAVDKIKSVEVGDINVDFQLTLLTSLMHRPEIGSRECNPFENPEPELTILEKYGPENAYRLVFNKFPVVPNHFMLVTREFESQNSPLSPSQLFASYKVLEKIKSESGGKNERWFAFFNCGPESGASQPHKHIQFMTQPPQSVYKPFSDLVLEQAPDPKKPGEIFQSEDIPFAHFLIKLPRANDISEITLATSYSALLQKTLTVLKQNDQYQMSYNLIMTNSYMLMIPRSSGKYKDQIGINSCGFQGLILCKNEELLNLVEKVGPMNILREVGFSNNIDTSSQEIQY from the coding sequence atggaaGGATTTGAATTACCTGATCAATTCTACGAAAACACACAAGctttatttcaaaaagcACTCAAAGGAGGCTCAGTTCTTTTCAATGGTGATGGAGCTGTtgacaaaatcaaaagtgtTGAAGTGGGTGACATAAATGTTGACTTTCAATTGACATTGCTTACCTCTCTAATGCACAGGCCAGAAATTGGTAGTCGTGAATGTAATCCGTTTGAAAACCCTGAGCCAGAACTCACTATACTCGAAAAATATGGTCCTGAAAATGCATATCGTCTAGTGTTTAACAAGTTTCCTGTTGTTCCCAACCATTTTATGCTCGTCACCAGGGAATTTGAGTCGCAAAACTCTCCCTTGAGTCCATCCCAATTATTTGCAAGTTACAAAGTTCttgaaaagattaaaagCGAAAGTGGTGGCAAGAACGAACGGTGGTTTGCATTCTTTAATTGTGGACCCGAGAGTGGAGCTTCGCAACCTCATAAGCATATACAATTCATGACTCAGCCTCCACAACTGGTATACAAGCCATTTTCTGATTTAGTTTTGGAACAAGCCCCGGACCCTAAGAAACCAGGCGAGATTTTCCAAAGTGAAGATATCCCATTTGCACattttttgataaaattGCCTCGTGCAAATGATATCCTGGAAATTACTCTTGCCACCTCCTACTCAGCACTCCTTCAAAAAACATTGACTGTGTTGAAACAGAATGATCAATACCAAATGTCCTATAATCTCATCATGACAAATTCATATATGCTAATGATTCCGCGTTCCTCGGGGAAGTACAAGGACCAGATTGGAATCAACTCCTGCGGTTTTCAAGGTCTTATATTGTGTAAGAATGAAGAGTTGCTAAATTTGGTAGAAAAAGTAGGCCCAATGAACATATTGCGAGAAGTAGGATTTTCGAACAACATTGATACATCATCGCAAGAAATACAATAttga
- the QCR7 gene encoding Cytochrome b-c1 complex subunit 7 (BUSCO:EOG09265G9U), with protein MASMTSIVKAADFVLSRPTLSKVIVPIAQKFTAYAGYREMGLKYNDLLIEETPVMQKAIKRLPSSVSYARNYRILTAHQLSLSHQLLPADKALKPEEDDHYLIPYILEAEKEAFEKAELDNIEVKA; from the exons ATGGCGTCTATGACTTCTATTGTTAAGGCAGCAGACTTTGTCTTGTCTAGACCAACATTATCAAAAGTTATTGTGCCTATTGCACAAAAGTTTACAGCATATGCTGGCTATAGGGAGATGGGATTAAA ATACAACGACCTTCTCATTGAAGAAACCCCAGTGATGCAAAAGGCAATCAAGAGACTTCCATCATCAGTGAGCTATGCTAGAAACTATAGAATACTTACAGCACACCAATTGTCTTTGTCGCACCAGTTGCTTCCAGCTGACAAGGCTCTCAAGCCAGAAGAGGATGACCATTACCTTATTCCATATATCTTAGAAGCTGAGAAAGAGGCATTTGAGAAGGCTGAATTGGACAATATCGAAGTTAAGGCTTGA
- the DIC1 gene encoding Mitochondrial dicarboxylate transporter → MALFWYGGLSSMVACFVTHPLDLAKVRLQTASKPGQSLVSMIIQILRNEGFTKLYSGLTASLLRQATYSTTRFGIYEFLKEKYASKLGHNKTPSMAALLPMSMVAGALGGLVGNPADVVNIRMQNDKALPKDQRRNYRNAIDGLYRVCRSEGWLSLYKGLTPNLVRGVLMTASQVVTYDGAKNVLVEYVKMDPSKKSTHFSASLIAGLVATTVCSPADVVKTRIMNSRESGQGAISILRAAVKTEGISFMFRGWLPSFIRLGPHTIVTFLVLEQLKKFRIGL, encoded by the exons ATGGcact attcTGGTACGGAGGCTTATCAAGTATGGTTGCGTGCTTTGTCACACATCCATTAGACCTCGCAAAAGTTCGACTACAAACTGCGTCGAAACCTGGCCAGTCCTTGGTGTCGATGATCATTCAGATTTTGCGAAACGAAGGCTTCACAAAATTATACTCTGGCTTAACTGCTTCTCTACTTCGACAAGCTACTTACTCAACCACTCGGTTTGGGATTTATGagtttttaaaagaaaagtatgCGCTGAAATTGGGACACAATAAAACTCCAAGTATGGCAGCATTGTTGCCAATGTCAATGGTTGCAGGTGCCTTGGGTGGACTTGTTGGTAACCCGGCAGACGTTGTGAATATACGAATGCAAAATGACAAGGCGTTACCCAAGGATCAGCGAAGAAATTATAGGAACGCAATAGACGGGCTCTATAGAGTGTGCCGTTCAGAAGGGTGGCTATCTCTATACAAAGGATTGACCCCAAACTTGGTGCGTGGAGTGTTGATGACTGCATCCCAAGTGGTCACCTATGACGGGGCCAAAAATGTTTTAGTTGAGTATGTTAAGATGGATCCTTCGAAAAAGTCTACACACTTTTCTGCATCGTTGATTGCGGGATTGGTTGCCACAACAGTGTGTTCGCCTGCCGATGTTGTCAAGACAAGAATAATGAACAGTAGGGAGAGTGGGCAAGGTGCAATTTCGATACTAAGAGCTGCAGTTAAAACAGAGGGTATAAGTTTCATGTTCAGAGGATGGTTACCTTCATTCATTAGATTGGGGCCACATACTATCGTGACATTCTTGGTGTTGGAGcagttgaagaaatttCGAATTGGATTGTGA
- the GRC3 gene encoding Polynucleotide 5'-hydroxyl-kinase grc3 (BUSCO:EOG09261DRB), with product MSAYAAIKEQGFVYAISTNSPEDETNDECLAYEDSSDDDINDDDDDDDDDDDDDDNNNNSEIKVRGIKDWNGISTSTASSYTLVEESTRLETPLHLITVSDFVPDETNLAFCTSSVKVTLRAWESILVRGQFRFKVLSGKVKINNCIKLEASPQRIYNWTALQYQSLPVISNCCVDINGNTSKNGNVSRRGNANGDGEDQNAAVIELLNYNTGLQGIIHAYPSTSNMTFGRNSLAMSIDRADLTGAISFSNYSFQLILESSDSTRGLQLDNSWTFYYQKLRARKKFKLMAIGGKNTGKSTLCANLLSYMLSSTEQSVVYMELDPGQSDYSAPYCLSLCLKKSRSLAFDSTACDVISTQYYGYTSPIEAPSRYLAIVRKLYDEYESNKYAAKGYPLIVNTPGWIKGFGQEILQSISHIVEPTNLALLTKSFSSEFNHSDAFLDGLQYEEVEYLPAVTSTSTANSVAPSKIRNLKSLMYFHQQSPRTFDFKSPLLQKSPLKLSYSVGLEEDAFIAGVTHLTLNIGQKFDFDNMSALLESQVWAVYAIKKDFLPQTSFRYDTKNRCFPNLIQYSQTVDKYECQDICGLLLIHSINPSERFLNVYAPPHVVANITEQIRRGNKLHLVRGDGSAPLLDVMEPFIKKWTTNSLSPTDEIEKLPYISSSSRTKSKYNGVWKVRRNIQRKGHQRS from the coding sequence ATGAGTGCTTACGCTGCAATCAAAGAACAGGGCTTTGTTTATGCGATATCTACAAACTCACCTGAGGATGAAACCAATGATGAGTGTCTTGCATACGAAGATAGCTCCGATGATGATATcaacgacgacgacgacgacgacgacgacgacgacgacgacgacgacaacaacaacaatagcgAAATAAAAGTCAGAGGCATAAAAGATTGGAACGGAATATCAACTTCAACTGCTTCATCCTACACTCTTGTTGAAGAAAGTACTAGACTTGAGACACCACTTCACTTGATCACAGTATCAGACTTTGTACCAGACGAAACAAATCTTGCCTTTTGCACTTCCAGTGTCAAAGTTACTCTACGCGCTTGGGAATCTATACTAGTCAGGGGGCAGTTTAGGTTCAAAGTTCTTTCGGGAAAAGTCAAGATTAACAACTGCATTAAATTAGAAGCAAGTCCTCAGCGTATATATAATTGGACCGCGCTTCAGTACCAATCCTTACCAGTGATTAGCAATTGCTGTGTTGATATCAATGGAAATACAAGTAAAAATGGAAACGTAAGTAGACGAGGGAATGCAAATGGAGATGGAGAGGATCAAAATGCAGCAGTCATTGAACTTTTAAATTACAATACCGGTTTACAAGGTATCATTCACGCTTATCCATCCACATCCAACATGACTTTTGGTCGAAACAGCTTGGCCATGTCAATTGACAGAGCTGATTTAACTGGTGCAATATCTTTCTCCAATTATTCATTTCAACTAATTCTTGAATCTAGTGATTCGACACGAGGGTTACAACTTGACAATTCATGGACCTTTTATTACCAAAAACTTCGAGCACGTAAAAAGTTCAAATTAATGGCCATAGGAGGGAAGAACACTGGTAAATCAACACTCTGTGCCAACTTATTGAGTTACATGCTTTCATCAACTGAACAATCAGTGGTATATATGGAGCTTGATCCCGGGCAATCAGACTACTCGGCGCCATATTGTTTATCTTTGTGTCTCAAGAAAAGCCGCTCATTAGCATTTGATAGCACTGCCTGTGATGTGATTAGTACCCAATATTATGGCTACACAAGCCCTATCGAGGCTCCCTCAAGGTACCTTGCTATAGTGCGGAAACTATATGATGAATATGAATCAAATAAATATGCAGCAAAAGGTTACCCTTTGATTGTCAATACACCAGGTTGGATTAAAGGATTTGGACAAGAGATTTTGCAAAGCATTTCACATATTGTCGAGCCAACTAATTTGGCGCTTTTGACGaaaagcttttcttctgagTTCAATCACAGCGATGCATTTCTTGATGGTTTACAATACGAAGAAGTGGAATATCTTCCTGCTGTAACATCAACGAGCACTGCAAATTCTGTTGCTCCATCCAAAATcagaaatttgaaaagtttaatgtattttcatcaacaatcgCCAAGAACTTTTGACTTCAAGAGTCCGTTATTGCAAAAGAGTCCTCTCAAATTGAGTTACTCTGTTGGGCTAGAGGAAGATGCATTTATTGCTGGAGTGACACATTTGACCTTGAACATTGGGCAAAAATTTGACTTTGACAACATGCTGGCGTTACTCGAGTCACAAGTTTGGGCTGTTTACGctataaaaaaagactttTTACCTCAAACAAGCTTTAGATATGATACGAAGAACCGGTGCTTCCCCAACTTGATACAATATTCACAGACGGTTGACAAATACGAGTGTCAGGATATCTGTGGGCTTTTACTAATACACAGTATAAATCCTTCAGAGCGGTTCTTGAATGTATATGCTCCACCACATGTGGTTGCAAATATAACAGAGCAAATAAGGAGAGGAAACAAGTTGCATTTGGTGAGAGGGGATGGGAGTGCACCGCTATTGGATGTAATGGAGCCTTTTATTAAGAAATGGACCACTAACAGTTTATCTCCAACTGATGAGATAGAAAAGCTTCCTTACATCAGTAGTAGCTCTCGCACGAAGTCCAAATACAATGGTGTATGGAAAGTTCGAAGAAATATTCAAAGGAAAGGACATCAACGAAGTTAg